From Actinopolymorpha cephalotaxi, one genomic window encodes:
- a CDS encoding polysaccharide lyase 8 family protein — translation MNDAGNPAGPGHHVPLSRRHALHLGALLAGTGVLGLGQAHQARAGTSAAGRTAASVAAVTAAGTAPAAADDAADTSDDFARMRAQWRAAFVGSDYDSADPAIAPGLAQLAADTHQWWSTMETGADRAYLWPDARLDVQISFAISISFGRLSRMALGWATPGIDTHGDPKLLADLIAAMDWMVAHYYREDGQIIGNWFEWMISGPQPFNLAAMLVYDHLSADQIGAYTRAVAHYTPEPIATAANRVLTADVVIGRGILAGDAAAVRLGVDGLAPVLAYADAGDGFHRDGSFIQHDYYPYNGSYGVGLVATLPGIFQRVAGTPFAVSDPIVYEWIRDAYDPLIWHGGLMDMASGRVIARHNEQDHNAGHAAVNAALGLWVAAPPATRTWLGPMLKEWILADTQDDPLAGRSVPVLLQARTLLADGSVPRRGPLVTSHVFAAMDRVVHRRTNWAYGISMYSRRIANFESINDENLHGWLTADGATYLCDHQVDHYNDAFWPTVDPYRIPGTTVDVRERAPMEGRGYLNPQDWVGGTTLADRYTAAGMWLHSQGSSLVSRRSWFCFDDEVVALGTGITAHDGRRVETVVENRRLATGSEAVMVNGTTAVPGLGDEATAPAARWVHLAGTGGYVFPAGARAHLKREHRVGRWSDITQHPSWKDDTPLPRDYFTLWLDHGVDPDQAGYSYVLLPTADAETTSRYAERPGTAVVANTSRVQAARALNSGVLGVNVWAPLGAASIVSTRAPACVVVQEGDEEVGFAVSDPTRATAKVWVRVGVAASRVLAADEGVRVIALDPLTVEVTLGGANGTSRGLRAAYRPWSVPDLQQVLAGLDADEVAPSARQALNQALDTLADLAERDRPAHAQLWALRRKIAALRGHAVSPEAAGTLDDGAQRLFARLRP, via the coding sequence TTGAACGACGCCGGAAACCCCGCCGGCCCCGGGCACCACGTTCCGCTGTCCCGACGGCATGCCCTCCACCTCGGCGCGCTCCTCGCCGGTACGGGCGTGCTGGGCCTCGGGCAGGCCCACCAGGCCCGGGCGGGCACCAGCGCGGCGGGTAGGACCGCGGCCTCGGTCGCCGCCGTCACAGCCGCGGGCACCGCACCGGCCGCCGCGGACGATGCCGCCGACACCTCCGACGATTTCGCCCGGATGCGCGCCCAGTGGCGGGCGGCCTTCGTGGGCAGCGACTACGACTCGGCAGACCCGGCGATCGCACCCGGACTCGCCCAGCTCGCCGCGGACACCCACCAGTGGTGGTCGACGATGGAAACCGGGGCGGACCGGGCGTACCTGTGGCCGGACGCCCGGCTCGACGTGCAGATCTCGTTCGCCATCTCGATCTCGTTCGGCCGGCTCTCCCGGATGGCGCTCGGCTGGGCGACCCCCGGCATCGACACCCACGGCGACCCGAAGCTGCTCGCCGACCTGATCGCCGCGATGGACTGGATGGTCGCGCACTACTACCGCGAGGACGGGCAGATCATCGGCAACTGGTTCGAGTGGATGATCTCGGGTCCGCAGCCGTTCAACCTCGCGGCGATGCTGGTGTACGACCACCTCAGCGCGGACCAGATCGGTGCCTACACCCGGGCGGTCGCCCACTACACCCCCGAACCCATCGCCACCGCGGCCAACCGGGTGCTCACCGCCGACGTGGTCATCGGGCGCGGCATCCTCGCCGGGGACGCCGCGGCGGTGCGGCTCGGGGTGGACGGGCTGGCGCCGGTGCTGGCGTACGCCGACGCGGGCGACGGCTTCCACCGCGACGGGTCCTTCATCCAGCACGACTACTACCCCTACAACGGCTCCTACGGTGTCGGCCTGGTGGCCACGCTGCCGGGCATCTTCCAACGGGTCGCGGGTACGCCGTTCGCGGTCAGCGACCCGATCGTGTACGAGTGGATCCGGGACGCCTACGACCCGCTGATCTGGCACGGCGGGCTGATGGACATGGCCAGCGGCCGGGTGATCGCCCGCCACAACGAGCAGGACCACAACGCCGGGCACGCGGCGGTCAACGCCGCCCTCGGCCTGTGGGTGGCCGCGCCGCCCGCGACCAGGACCTGGCTCGGGCCGATGCTGAAGGAGTGGATCCTGGCCGACACCCAGGACGACCCACTGGCCGGCCGCAGCGTCCCCGTTCTCCTGCAGGCGCGCACGCTGCTCGCCGACGGGTCCGTACCCCGGCGGGGGCCGCTGGTGACCAGCCACGTCTTCGCCGCCATGGACCGGGTGGTGCACCGGCGTACGAACTGGGCGTACGGGATCTCGATGTACTCCCGGCGGATCGCGAACTTCGAGTCCATCAACGACGAGAACCTCCACGGCTGGCTCACCGCGGACGGCGCCACCTACCTCTGCGACCACCAGGTCGACCACTACAACGACGCGTTCTGGCCCACGGTGGACCCCTACCGGATTCCCGGCACCACCGTGGACGTGCGCGAGCGCGCGCCGATGGAGGGCCGCGGCTACCTCAACCCGCAGGACTGGGTGGGCGGCACCACGCTCGCCGACCGTTACACCGCGGCCGGGATGTGGCTGCACTCACAGGGCAGCTCGCTGGTCTCGCGGCGGTCGTGGTTCTGCTTCGACGACGAGGTGGTCGCGCTGGGCACCGGCATCACCGCACACGACGGCCGCCGGGTGGAGACGGTGGTGGAGAACCGCCGGCTGGCGACCGGGTCAGAGGCGGTGATGGTGAACGGCACCACCGCGGTGCCCGGCCTCGGTGACGAGGCCACCGCGCCGGCCGCCCGCTGGGTCCACCTCGCCGGGACGGGCGGGTACGTCTTCCCCGCCGGCGCCCGGGCGCACCTGAAACGCGAGCACCGGGTGGGCCGCTGGTCCGACATCACCCAGCACCCGTCCTGGAAGGACGACACCCCGCTCCCCCGCGACTACTTCACCCTCTGGCTCGACCACGGTGTGGACCCCGACCAGGCCGGCTATTCCTACGTCCTGCTGCCGACCGCCGACGCGGAGACGACCAGCCGGTACGCCGAACGGCCCGGCACCGCGGTGGTCGCGAACACCTCCCGCGTACAGGCCGCGCGAGCGCTGAACTCCGGCGTGCTCGGCGTGAACGTGTGGGCGCCGCTCGGCGCCGCCTCGATCGTGTCCACCAGGGCACCGGCCTGCGTGGTGGTGCAGGAAGGCGACGAGGAGGTCGGGTTCGCGGTGTCCGACCCGACCCGCGCCACGGCGAAGGTGTGGGTCCGCGTGGGGGTGGCGGCGAGCAGGGTGCTGGCCGCGGACGAGGGCGTCCGGGTGATCGCGCTGGACCCACTGACCGTCGAGGTGACCCTCGGCGGAGCCAACGGCACCAGCCGCGGCCTGCGGGCCGCCTATCGTCCCTGGTCCGTCCCGGACCTGCAGCAGGTACTGGCCGGACTGGACGCGGACGAGGTGGCTCCGAGCGCCCGGCAGGCCCTGAACCAGGCCCTGGACACCCTCGCCGACCTGGCCGAACGCGATCGGCCGGCACACGCCCAGCTGTGGGCGCTGCGCCGCAAGATCGCGGCCCTGCGGGGCCACGCCGTCAGCCCGGAGGCAGCCGGCACGCTGGACGACGGCGCCCAGCGGCTGTTCGCCCGGCTGCGCCCCTGA
- a CDS encoding ATP-dependent Clp protease ATP-binding subunit has translation MFERFTDRARRVVVLAQEEARMLSHNYIGTEHILLGLIHEGEGVAAKALESLGISLEAVRAQVEEIIGQGQQAPSGHIPFTPRAKKVLELSLREALQLGHNYIGTEHILLGLIREGEGVAAQVLVKLGADLGRVRQQVIQLLSGYQGKETAGAAAGASGEGSPQGSLVLDQFGRNLTQGAREGKLDPVIGREKEIERVMQVLSRRTKNNPVLIGEPGVGKTAIVEGLAQAIVRGDVPETLKDKQIYTLDLGALVAGSRYRGDFEERLKKVLKEIRTRGDIVLFIDELHTLVGAGAAEGAIDAASILKPMLARGELQTVGATTLDEYRKYLEKDAALERRFQPIHVQEPSMALTIEMLKGQRDRYEAHHRVTITDAAIVAAAQLSDRYISDRFLPDKAIDLIDEAGSRLRIRRMTAPPDLREFDERIANVRRDKEAAIDAQDFERAASLRDEEKKLIAQKAEREKQWKAGDMDVVAEVDEELIAEVLSTATGIPVFKLTEEESQRLLRMEDELHKRYVGQEDAVRALSKAIRRTRAGLKDPKRPGGSFIFAGPSGVGKTELSKALTEFLFGDEDALIQLDMSEYSEKHTVSRLFGSPPGYVGYDEGGQLTEKVRRKPFSVVLFDEVEKAHPEIFNSLLQILEEGRLTDAQGRVVDFKNTVIIMTTNLGTKDIAKGVNLGFTQSKDAGGSYERMKSKVQEELKQHFRPEFLNRVDDIIVFPPLTEEQLVDIVDLLVAKVEERLRDKDMGIELTTNAKLLLAKRGYDPVLGARPLRRTLQREIEDTLAEKLLYGELTPGQIVLVDVQGEGKGATFTFTGTSKAPVPDLPTIEASTE, from the coding sequence ATGTTCGAAAGGTTCACCGACCGCGCGAGGCGGGTTGTCGTCCTGGCCCAAGAAGAGGCCCGGATGCTCAGCCACAACTACATCGGGACCGAGCACATCCTCTTGGGCCTCATCCACGAGGGTGAGGGCGTCGCCGCCAAGGCGCTCGAGAGCCTCGGTATCTCGCTGGAGGCTGTGCGCGCCCAGGTCGAGGAGATCATCGGCCAGGGTCAGCAGGCACCCAGCGGGCACATCCCGTTCACGCCGAGGGCCAAGAAGGTTCTCGAGCTGTCGTTGCGCGAGGCCCTCCAGCTCGGTCACAACTACATCGGCACCGAACACATCCTGCTCGGTCTCATCCGCGAGGGTGAGGGCGTGGCTGCCCAGGTGCTGGTGAAGCTCGGCGCCGATCTCGGCCGAGTCCGTCAGCAGGTGATCCAGCTGCTGTCCGGTTACCAGGGCAAGGAGACCGCAGGCGCGGCCGCCGGCGCCAGTGGCGAGGGTTCGCCGCAGGGATCGCTCGTTCTCGACCAGTTCGGGCGCAACCTCACCCAGGGTGCGCGCGAGGGCAAGCTCGACCCGGTGATCGGGCGCGAGAAGGAGATCGAGCGGGTCATGCAGGTGCTGTCCCGCCGCACCAAGAACAACCCCGTGCTCATCGGCGAGCCCGGCGTCGGCAAGACCGCCATCGTCGAAGGTCTCGCCCAGGCGATCGTGCGCGGAGACGTGCCCGAGACGCTCAAGGACAAGCAGATCTACACCCTCGACCTGGGTGCACTGGTCGCGGGCTCGCGCTACCGCGGTGACTTCGAGGAGCGGCTGAAGAAGGTCCTCAAGGAGATCCGCACCCGCGGTGACATCGTGCTCTTCATCGACGAGCTGCACACCCTGGTGGGTGCCGGCGCGGCCGAGGGCGCGATCGACGCAGCGAGCATCCTCAAGCCGATGCTGGCCCGGGGCGAGCTGCAGACCGTCGGCGCCACCACGCTCGACGAATACCGGAAGTACCTCGAGAAGGACGCCGCGCTGGAGCGCCGTTTCCAGCCGATCCACGTCCAGGAGCCCTCGATGGCGCTCACCATCGAGATGCTCAAGGGACAGCGCGACCGTTACGAGGCACACCACCGCGTGACGATCACCGACGCGGCGATCGTGGCGGCGGCCCAGCTCTCCGACCGCTACATCTCCGACCGGTTCCTGCCCGACAAGGCCATCGACCTGATCGACGAGGCCGGTTCGCGACTGCGCATCCGCCGGATGACCGCGCCGCCGGACCTGCGGGAGTTCGACGAGCGGATCGCCAACGTCCGCCGCGACAAGGAAGCGGCCATCGACGCGCAGGACTTCGAGCGTGCCGCGTCGCTGCGCGACGAGGAGAAGAAGCTCATCGCGCAGAAGGCCGAGCGGGAGAAGCAGTGGAAGGCCGGCGACATGGATGTCGTCGCCGAGGTCGACGAGGAGCTGATCGCGGAGGTCCTGTCCACTGCGACCGGCATCCCGGTGTTCAAGCTGACCGAGGAGGAGTCGCAGCGCCTGCTCCGCATGGAGGACGAGCTGCACAAGCGCTACGTCGGCCAGGAGGACGCGGTCCGCGCGCTCTCCAAGGCGATCCGGCGCACCCGAGCCGGTCTGAAGGACCCCAAGCGTCCGGGTGGCTCGTTCATCTTCGCCGGCCCGTCCGGTGTCGGTAAGACCGAGCTGTCCAAGGCGCTGACGGAGTTCCTGTTCGGTGACGAGGACGCGCTCATCCAGCTGGACATGAGCGAGTACTCCGAGAAGCACACCGTCTCGCGGCTGTTCGGTTCCCCGCCCGGCTACGTCGGCTACGACGAGGGCGGACAGCTCACCGAGAAGGTGCGCCGCAAGCCGTTCTCCGTCGTGCTCTTCGACGAGGTGGAGAAGGCCCACCCGGAGATCTTCAACTCGCTGTTGCAGATCCTCGAGGAAGGTCGGCTCACCGACGCGCAGGGCCGGGTGGTCGACTTCAAGAACACCGTGATCATCATGACCACCAACCTCGGCACCAAGGACATCGCCAAGGGCGTCAACCTCGGCTTCACCCAGTCGAAGGATGCAGGCGGGTCCTACGAGCGGATGAAGTCGAAGGTCCAGGAGGAGCTCAAGCAGCACTTCCGGCCGGAGTTCCTCAACCGGGTCGACGACATCATCGTCTTCCCGCCGCTGACCGAGGAGCAGCTCGTCGACATCGTCGACCTGCTGGTCGCCAAGGTCGAGGAGCGGCTGCGCGACAAGGACATGGGCATCGAGCTGACGACCAACGCCAAGCTCCTGCTCGCCAAGCGCGGCTACGACCCGGTGCTCGGCGCCCGGCCGCTGCGGCGCACGCTGCAGCGCGAGATCGAGGACACGCTGGCGGAGAAGCTGCTGTACGGCGAGCTCACTCCCGGCCAGATCGTGCTCGTCGACGTCCAGGGAGAGGGCAAGGGGGCGACGTTCACCTTCACGGGTACGTCCAAGGCTCCGGTGCCCGACCTGCCGACGATCGAGGCCAGCACCGAGTAA
- a CDS encoding histone-like nucleoid-structuring protein Lsr2, with protein MATKTNVVLIDDLDGSEAEESVKFGLDGVSYEIDLSAKNATKLRNAFAGYVGSARRVGGRAARGRAGRPAGGSARKPETAEIRAWARDQGYDVSDRGRIPAEIIEAYQKGRR; from the coding sequence GTGGCGACGAAGACCAACGTCGTTCTCATCGACGACCTCGATGGTTCCGAGGCCGAGGAGAGCGTGAAGTTCGGGTTGGACGGCGTGTCCTACGAAATTGACCTGTCCGCCAAGAATGCGACCAAACTGCGTAACGCCTTCGCCGGCTACGTGGGTTCTGCTCGTCGGGTCGGTGGCCGCGCGGCCCGCGGCCGGGCCGGCCGACCGGCCGGCGGATCGGCCCGCAAGCCGGAGACCGCCGAGATCCGGGCGTGGGCACGTGACCAGGGCTACGACGTCAGCGACCGGGGCCGCATCCCGGCCGAGATCATCGAGGCCTACCAGAAGGGCCGGCGCTAG
- the lysS gene encoding lysine--tRNA ligase: protein MTETPATNPAPEEDDLPEQMRIRREKRERLIGRGVDPYPVSVTRTHTLAELRSSYPDLPVDHATGDTVTIVGRVIFSRVAGKLCFARLRDGDGTEVQAMVSLDRVGEDSLADWKSTVDIGDHVGVEGEVVTSRRGELSVAATRWFVVSKALRPLPVEHKDLSDESRVRQRYLDLIQRPRARELMLARSTVVGSIRRTLLNRGYLEVETPILQAIHGGAAARPFAAHFNAFDREYYLRIAIELYLKRLVVGGAHKVFEIGRNFRNEGIDSTHSPEFTMLEAYEAYGDYHTMAELVRTLVVDAARALGSTVVPDGRGGEIDLEAQWHWLPIHEAVSAAVGVEVTPDTTEKELREHAARFDVELQPGWGSGEIVLELFEKLVEHTLIEPTFVCDYPAEVRPLARPHRKDPRLAEAFDLIAAGVELSPAYSELVDPVEQRERLVEQSVRAAGGDVDAMQLDEDFLRALEYGMPPTGGMGMGIDRLVMLLTGVRSIRDTILFPLVKPDA from the coding sequence ATGACCGAGACACCGGCGACAAATCCCGCCCCGGAGGAAGATGATCTTCCCGAGCAGATGCGGATCCGGCGGGAGAAGCGAGAGCGCCTGATCGGTCGCGGGGTCGACCCGTATCCGGTCTCGGTAACCCGAACCCACACCCTGGCAGAGCTGCGTTCGTCCTACCCCGACCTGCCGGTCGACCACGCCACCGGTGACACGGTGACGATCGTGGGCCGGGTCATTTTCTCGCGGGTCGCCGGGAAGTTGTGTTTCGCCAGACTTCGCGACGGTGACGGCACCGAGGTCCAGGCGATGGTTTCTCTCGATCGGGTCGGAGAGGATTCCCTCGCCGACTGGAAGTCCACCGTCGACATCGGCGACCACGTGGGTGTGGAGGGTGAGGTCGTCACCAGCCGCCGGGGTGAGCTTTCGGTCGCGGCCACCCGGTGGTTCGTGGTTTCCAAGGCACTGCGCCCACTTCCGGTCGAGCACAAGGACCTCTCCGACGAGTCCCGGGTTCGCCAGCGGTATCTCGATCTCATCCAGCGCCCGCGTGCCCGCGAGCTGATGCTGGCCCGCTCGACCGTGGTCGGTTCGATCCGGCGCACCCTGCTCAACCGGGGTTATCTCGAGGTCGAAACCCCGATCCTGCAGGCGATCCACGGCGGTGCGGCCGCGCGGCCGTTCGCCGCTCACTTCAACGCCTTCGACCGGGAGTACTACCTCCGCATCGCCATCGAGCTCTACCTCAAGCGGCTGGTGGTCGGCGGCGCCCACAAGGTCTTCGAGATCGGCCGCAATTTCCGGAACGAAGGTATCGACTCCACCCACTCTCCGGAGTTCACGATGCTGGAGGCCTACGAGGCCTACGGCGATTACCACACGATGGCCGAGCTTGTTCGCACTCTCGTCGTCGACGCGGCCAGGGCGCTGGGGTCGACCGTCGTGCCGGACGGGCGTGGCGGTGAGATCGACCTGGAAGCCCAGTGGCACTGGCTGCCCATTCACGAGGCGGTTTCCGCGGCAGTCGGAGTGGAAGTGACGCCGGACACCACCGAAAAGGAACTCCGCGAACACGCCGCTCGTTTCGACGTCGAGTTGCAGCCGGGGTGGGGCTCCGGGGAGATCGTGCTCGAACTCTTCGAGAAGCTGGTCGAGCACACCCTGATCGAGCCCACATTTGTCTGCGACTATCCCGCCGAAGTACGCCCGCTGGCCAGACCGCACCGCAAGGATCCCCGATTGGCTGAGGCGTTCGACCTCATCGCCGCCGGAGTGGAGTTGTCCCCGGCCTATTCGGAGTTGGTCGATCCGGTCGAACAACGCGAGCGCCTGGTCGAGCAGTCCGTACGCGCGGCCGGTGGTGACGTCGACGCGATGCAACTCGATGAGGATTTCCTCCGTGCCCTCGAATACGGCATGCCGCCGACCGGTGGGATGGGGATGGGAATCGACCGGCTGGTCATGCTCCTCACCGGTGTCCGCTCCATTCGCGACACCATCCTCTTCCCTCTGGTGAAGCCCGACGCGTGA
- a CDS encoding glycerophosphodiester phosphodiesterase yields MTFTLIGHRGAMGLEPENTLRSFRRAVAEGADAVELDLWVSRDGHLVILHDGDVSRTTDGKGNVADLTLAELKALDAGRGETIPTFDEVLDVVDIPIQAEIKAFAAGRVAVDTIRDRELLDRVTVTSFSVDVIADTRDYFSGVRTGLISSRAPQDLLDKAGELGVEVLCLGLAHLDAEFVGECDRRGLEVIGWPANDADRLLHALRIGVAGVTSDFPDLLRTSRTEVPEVGELLAARAGTVAGSGQAQATSGHVSP; encoded by the coding sequence GTGACCTTCACGCTCATCGGACACCGCGGGGCCATGGGCCTCGAACCCGAGAACACCCTGCGATCTTTTCGCCGCGCGGTCGCCGAAGGTGCCGACGCCGTAGAACTCGACCTGTGGGTCAGCCGCGACGGCCACCTGGTGATCCTGCACGACGGCGACGTGAGCCGGACCACCGACGGAAAGGGCAACGTCGCCGACCTGACATTGGCCGAGCTGAAGGCGCTCGACGCCGGCCGGGGAGAAACCATCCCGACCTTCGACGAGGTCCTCGATGTGGTGGACATACCGATTCAGGCCGAGATCAAGGCGTTCGCTGCGGGCCGTGTCGCCGTGGACACAATTCGCGACCGGGAACTGCTGGACCGGGTTACCGTCACCTCTTTCTCCGTCGACGTCATCGCCGACACCCGGGACTACTTTTCCGGCGTACGCACCGGACTCATCTCCTCCCGCGCACCACAGGATCTGCTCGACAAGGCCGGCGAACTCGGTGTCGAGGTGCTGTGCCTCGGCCTGGCCCACCTGGACGCGGAGTTCGTCGGCGAGTGCGACCGGCGGGGACTCGAGGTCATCGGCTGGCCGGCCAACGACGCCGACCGCCTGCTGCACGCGCTGCGAATCGGCGTCGCCGGCGTCACCTCCGACTTTCCCGACCTGCTCCGTACGTCCCGCACCGAGGTTCCGGAGGTGGGCGAACTCCTGGCCGCACGCGCCGGGACGGTCGCCGGGTCCGGGCAGGCGCAGGCCACCTCGGGACACGTCTCGCCGTAG
- a CDS encoding STAS domain-containing protein, whose translation MGDIEVVDHGDREILVYLRGPIDEALRPRLDAAVERIALLNDIDGHDRVVVDVREVTALEHAGLCFLSALARQGEQRGHDVALAMVNEQTRRALEAAHWPHRPVMSGSR comes from the coding sequence ATGGGCGACATCGAGGTCGTCGACCACGGCGACCGGGAGATTCTGGTCTATCTGCGTGGCCCGATCGACGAGGCGCTCCGCCCGCGGCTGGACGCGGCGGTGGAGCGAATCGCGCTGCTGAACGACATCGACGGCCACGACCGGGTGGTGGTGGACGTCCGGGAGGTGACGGCGCTGGAGCACGCCGGCCTGTGCTTCCTGTCCGCCCTGGCCCGTCAGGGTGAACAGCGCGGACACGACGTGGCACTGGCCATGGTCAACGAGCAGACCCGGCGGGCGCTGGAGGCCGCGCACTGGCCGCACCGCCCGGTCATGTCCGGCTCGCGGTGA
- a CDS encoding type III pantothenate kinase, whose protein sequence is MLLAVDVGNTHTVLGLFDRTRLVEHWRVSTEDRRTADELAVLVAGLLAGHTGAEGVTGVAICSTVPTVLHELREMVARYYGEVPSVIVEPGVRTGVPVLMDNPREVGADRIVNALAVYEQFGTAAIVVDFGTATTFDVVSERGEYVGGAISPGIEISLEALGRRGAQLRRVELLRPRTVIAKNTVEALQSGAVYGFAGQVDGLVTRMIGELGLDPAAVTVVATGGLAPVVVEECRTVNAHEPWLTLHGLRLVFARNQPAG, encoded by the coding sequence ATGCTGCTCGCTGTCGACGTGGGCAACACCCACACCGTGCTCGGCCTGTTCGACCGAACCCGGCTGGTCGAGCACTGGCGGGTGTCCACCGAGGACCGGCGGACGGCCGACGAGCTCGCGGTGCTGGTCGCCGGGCTGCTCGCCGGGCACACCGGCGCGGAGGGCGTGACGGGGGTCGCGATCTGTTCCACCGTGCCGACGGTCCTGCACGAACTCCGGGAGATGGTCGCCCGCTACTACGGCGAGGTGCCGAGCGTCATCGTCGAGCCGGGCGTGCGTACCGGCGTACCCGTCCTGATGGACAACCCGCGCGAGGTCGGCGCGGACCGGATCGTGAACGCGCTCGCGGTGTACGAGCAGTTCGGCACCGCCGCCATCGTGGTCGACTTCGGCACCGCCACGACGTTCGACGTGGTGAGCGAACGCGGGGAGTACGTCGGCGGGGCGATCTCACCCGGTATCGAGATCTCGCTGGAGGCGCTGGGCCGACGGGGCGCGCAACTGCGCCGGGTCGAACTCCTCCGTCCCCGTACCGTCATCGCCAAGAACACCGTCGAGGCGCTGCAGTCCGGCGCCGTGTACGGCTTCGCCGGGCAGGTCGACGGGCTGGTGACCCGGATGATCGGCGAACTCGGTCTGGACCCGGCCGCCGTCACGGTGGTGGCCACCGGGGGACTGGCTCCGGTCGTGGTCGAGGAGTGCCGCACGGTGAACGCACACGAGCCGTGGCTCACGCTGCACGGCCTGCGCCTGGTCTTCGCCCGCAACCAGCCGGCCGGCTGA
- a CDS encoding DUF1707 and DUF4190 domain-containing protein, whose amino-acid sequence MNNWHTMRASDADRERAADILKAAFAEGRLNPTEHRTRLDAAMRSQTYGEIQRQVADLPAGPTPFTPPSFDAANRALQANPWGMAAIAPVRRTEPLAKASLIMGAVTPLTCGLSAIPAIVTGHMALARVGNSGDEGRGMAIGGLVLGYLNIVGGTLFMLLAIISGFN is encoded by the coding sequence ATGAACAACTGGCACACGATGCGCGCGTCCGACGCCGACCGGGAACGCGCGGCGGACATCCTCAAGGCGGCGTTCGCGGAGGGGCGGCTCAACCCCACCGAGCACCGCACCCGGCTGGACGCGGCCATGCGGTCCCAGACCTACGGCGAGATCCAGCGCCAGGTGGCCGACCTGCCGGCCGGTCCGACGCCGTTCACGCCTCCTTCCTTCGACGCCGCCAACCGGGCGCTCCAGGCGAACCCGTGGGGAATGGCCGCGATCGCCCCCGTGCGGCGGACCGAGCCGCTGGCCAAGGCGTCCCTGATCATGGGGGCGGTCACGCCGCTGACCTGCGGCCTGTCCGCGATCCCGGCCATCGTCACCGGCCACATGGCACTTGCCCGGGTCGGCAACTCCGGCGACGAGGGCCGCGGCATGGCCATCGGCGGCCTGGTCCTCGGCTATCTCAACATCGTCGGCGGCACGTTGTTCATGCTGTTGGCGATCATCAGCGGCTTCAACTGA
- a CDS encoding DUF1707 and DUF4190 domain-containing protein: protein MGTDWHSMRASDADRERAADVLKAALAEGRLDWGEHHDRVDAVMEARTYGELTELIADLPVGPTPFPIPQQQSPEQLPAGQPAQAIPPAMPLGGIGQHPGQPRLPGVRGMYPGALPGQLPGQLPGQLPGTHPANPGYPSNRLPPAPPAPLANPWANYVPAPVRATEPLAKVSVACAVLGLCTTGMSAVPAIVTGHLALARIRRTNGDGIGLAVTGLILGYLELAVVALVFVLSVVLGLGR, encoded by the coding sequence ATGGGCACCGACTGGCACTCGATGCGGGCGTCCGACGCCGACCGGGAACGCGCGGCCGACGTGCTCAAGGCGGCCCTGGCCGAGGGGCGGCTGGACTGGGGCGAGCACCACGATCGCGTCGACGCGGTGATGGAAGCACGTACGTACGGCGAGCTGACCGAGCTGATCGCCGACCTCCCCGTCGGCCCCACGCCGTTCCCGATTCCCCAGCAGCAGTCGCCGGAGCAGCTGCCGGCCGGACAGCCGGCCCAGGCGATCCCGCCGGCGATGCCGCTCGGCGGGATCGGCCAGCACCCCGGACAGCCCCGGCTGCCAGGCGTACGCGGGATGTATCCCGGTGCGCTCCCCGGACAACTTCCCGGACAGCTCCCCGGACAGCTTCCGGGCACGCATCCGGCCAACCCGGGCTATCCCTCCAACCGGTTGCCGCCCGCGCCACCCGCTCCCCTGGCCAACCCGTGGGCCAACTACGTGCCCGCGCCGGTCCGCGCGACCGAGCCGCTGGCCAAGGTGTCCGTGGCCTGCGCGGTCCTCGGGCTGTGCACCACCGGCATGAGCGCCGTACCCGCCATCGTCACCGGGCATCTCGCCCTGGCTCGCATCCGGCGGACCAACGGCGACGGCATCGGGCTCGCGGTCACCGGTCTGATCCTCGGCTATCTCGAACTCGCCGTCGTGGCGCTGGTGTTCGTGCTGTCGGTGGTGCTGGGCCTCGGCCGCTGA